In Cicer arietinum cultivar CDC Frontier isolate Library 1 chromosome 7, Cicar.CDCFrontier_v2.0, whole genome shotgun sequence, a single window of DNA contains:
- the LOC101491622 gene encoding uncharacterized protein isoform X2 — MEVELEPRVKPLPFKVKAMSRESPSQKALNVLDSDLRSHWSTATNTKEWILLELNEPCLLSHIRIYNKSVLEWEIAVGLRYKPETFQKVRPRCEAPRRDMVYPTNYTPCQYVRISCLRGNPIAIFFVQLIGVSVAGLEAEFQPVVNYLLPHILSHKQDPHDMHLQLLQDMTNRLLVFLPQLETDLASFPDNPESNLRFLAMLAGPLYPILHVANARTTSKHPGNITDPEVYKSSQLSPALTLTVSSNFEPRRSRSASSFNLSAYRSMVFRPDAIFVLLRKAYKDSDLGSVCRMASRIMQKLIGPDPEKDVSDPQNEFIAPSEEKSKLELSSPCTLVDYSDLFGEDFRMPDEHWDCSYLNVLDIGAVEEGILHVLYSCAAQPVLCSKMAERISEFWAVLPLVQALLPALRPWVSNSFDVVDDSFSQWNQPVVQQALSQIVATATSATYRSLLHACAGYLSSYSPSHARAACVLIDLCSGVLAPWITQVIAKVDLALELLEDLLGIIQDARKSPVRARAALKYIVLALSGHVDDILGKYKEVKHRILFLVEMLEPFLDPAIAVSKSKIAFGDLSSSFPEKQEHSCMIALNIIRAAVKKPAVLPSLESEWRHGSVAPSVLLSILEPHMLLPPDVDLCKSPTEHETGSVSPLSSGVIGGGAYSKFNSQDESDGVSETAGRSDFVEDRNLLFAPPELQGISLRNNSNVPYHISSGSHAGDMGLESKHVADKHSTHQFLSNTVIDSGLGFEYFNLQADYFQLLNYHDCELRASEFRRLALDLHSQNDITVETHDAAIDAFLLAAECHVNPYFMLSIGASSKLTDLLNIKEGKNVQSHGNVEAKGAFGKNKPNLETIAHIERKRDKLAFHILLEAAELDRKYHIRLSDGEGGPYCAEGFDEQVIKISSHDEQHADALTLVRQNQALLCNFLIQRLQREQISMHEILLQSLVYFLHTGTKLFCPPESVIDIILKYAEDLNKMLTSFHHELKEGGLHLAKERTHGVERRWLLLQKLVIASSNGGEEENFGTSLQNNHLCGNLIPPSAWMQRVSHFSSSVYPLVRFLGWMAVSRNAKQYIKDQIFLASDLSQLTYLLSIFADDLAVVDNVINKKYEEVKIEDSLVEHSPSAKKEFEQGSQYHEEQSFSAVYPELWKFFPNMKGQFESFGEAILEAVGLQLRSVSSTLVPDVLCWFSELCSWPFSFTSSIGSDVLKGYNAKNARAIILYILEAIIVEHMDAMVPETPKLVHVLVSLSSSSYCDVPFLDSVLCLMKPIISYSLSKVSHDERLLDGDSCLNFEELCFNALFSKIKQKSEIELSPEDKEYNVALAIFILASIFPDLSIRYKRDFLKSLLSMVSFAASEPTTSLHDYLSAFQRVMDNCKVLLVNELTAVGVIPLQLPPFPHVNVGRISDDPNPWFLSDICHLSFDNDVHNIEHNNSATDVDHCHLPSEDLEGVSKDIEVLISELNPAIERCWNLHPQISRKLTISSAECFVFSKCLTSVSQKFEVDDQDSSPAKSSDQFSLHWKISVQGLSELITILQESGCWEVSCLMLDCLHGIPYSFSLDNVVGIICSSIKKVACNAPKISWRLRSDKWLSSLIARGIYHSRESEVPLTDLFCTFLGHAEPEQRIIAIKHLGRLLGQCVNGERPVINSRICADFVTNKLVLSVPDFVLSQLVSNTWDEVVVMASSDTSLQIRVHAMALLSNYIPFAERHHLQSFLVAADSICCLRNAQPSHDGSILQLSLALIAYACLYSPPEDISLIPQNVWANVETLASTKYDGKLGDLEKRTCQVLCRLRDGDEAKEALKEVLSSNSSKQHDPDFANTRESVLQVLGNLTAVHSYFDMFSTKINQDDMELEEAELELDIIQKEHALPERMEDSKDRNQIPSLPSSGKDVSRLQQIKECIRTLEKSKIKEDILVRRQKKLLMRYDRKKYLEEAALREAEILQELDRERVAEMEKEMERQKLLEIERAKTRELRHNLDMEKERQTQRELQREIEQAESGIRPSRRDFSSNTHNRPRDRFRERDNGRSGNEGSTRAGTGSLQPEIPSTNSTNTSSPTIVLSVSRTFSGQMPTILQSRDRQDDSGSINEENVDGSKDSGDAGSIGDPELVSAFDGQSGGYGSQRHSSRGSKSRQLGERRERENRREGKWERKH, encoded by the exons atggaGGTAGAATTGGAGCCTCGAGTGAAGCCACTTCCATTCAAGGTCAAAGCCATGTCCAGAGAATCTCCGTCGCAGAAAGCTCTTAACGTTCTCGACTCCGACCTCCGCTCTCACTGGTCCACCGCCACCAACACTAAAGAATGGATTCTCCTTGAACTCAAT GAGCCTTGCTTGTTGTCACATATACGGATTTATAACAAGTCTGTCCTCGAGTGGGAAATTGCAGTTGGCTTGCGCTACAAG CCAGAGACATTTCAAAAAGTTCGCCCACGTTGCGAAGCACCCAGACGTGACATGGTCTACCCTACAAATTACACTCCATGCCAATATGTGAGAATATCTTGTTTGCGTGGAAATCCCATTGCTATTTTCTTTGTTCAG CTAATAGGAGTTTCCGTGGCTGGTCTCGAAGCTGAATTTCAACCAGTTGTTAATTACTTGCTTCCGCATATTCTATCTCATAAACAGGATCCTCATGATATGCATCTCCAG TTGCTGCAAGACATGACAAATCGGTTGCTTGTATTTCTTCCACAACTTGAG ACAGACCTTGCAAGCTTTCCAGATAATCCCGAATCTAACCTGCGATTTCTTGCCATGCTAGCGGGTCCTCTTTATCCTATTCTTCATGTGGCGAATGCAAG GACAACTTCAAAGCATCCAGGCAACATCACTGACCCTGAAGTCTACAAAAGTAGTCAACTGTCACCAGCCCTTACTCTAACCGTCTCCTCTAACTTTGAG CCAAGAAGATCGCGAAGTGCATCATCTTTCAATTTGTCTGCATATCGCTCCATGGTTTTCCGGCCAGATGCCATTTTTGTGCTGCTGAGAAAGGCTTACAAAGATTCTGATCTGGGTTCTGTCTGTAGGATG GCATCTAGAATCATGCAGAAACTCATAGGTCCTGATCCTGAGAAAGATGTATCAGACCCtcaaaatgaatttattgccCCTTCGGAGGAGAAATCAAAATTGGAACTGTCTAGTCCTTGCACTTTAGTTGATTACTCGGACCTGTTTGGTGAGGACTTCAGGATGCCAGATGAGCACTGGGATTGCAGCTATCTTAATGTACTAGATATTGGGGCAGTGGAAGAAGGGATCTTACATGTTCTTTATTCTTGTGCAGCTCAG CCTGTTCTTTGCAGCAAGATGGCTGAGAGAATTTCGGAATTTTGGGCTGTGTTGCCGCTTGTACAAGCTTTGCTGCCAG CTTTACGCCCATGGGTAAGCAATTCTTTTGATGTTGTGGATGACTCTTTTTCTCAGTGGAATCAACCTGTTGTACAACAGGCCTTATCTCAG ATTGTTGCTACAGCAACATCAGCTACCTATCGCTCCCTTCTTCATGCTTGTGCTGGTTACTTATCTTCGTATTCACCATCTCAT GCTAGGGCTGCTTGTGTGCTGATTGATTTATGCTCTGGTGTGCTAGCACCATGGATTACTCAAGTGATTGCAAAG GTTGATCTTGCTCTGGAGCTTTTGGAGGATCTCTTGGGAATAATCCAG GATGCTCGCAAATCACCCGTTCGTGCTCGTGCTGCCTTAAAGTATATTGTGCTAGCTCTCTCTGGGCATGTGGATGACATATTGGGAAAATACAAG GAAGTTAAACACAGAATTCTCTTTCTTGTGGAGATGCTAGAGCCTTTTCTTGATCCTGCCATTGCTGTATCAAAAAGCAAAATAGCTTTTGGAGATCTATCTTCTTCATTTCCAGAAAAGCAGGAGCACAGTTGCATGATTGCTTTAAATATCATCCGTGCTGCAGTAAAAAAGCCAGCTGTTCTGCCTTCTTTGGAATCAGAATGGAGACATGGGTCTGTGGCTCCTAG TGTGCTTCTCTCGATACTGGAACCGCACATGTTACTGCCTCCTGATGTTGACCTTTGCAAATCACCAACTGAACATGAAACTGGATCTGTTTCACCTCTTTCTTCTGGAGTTATTGGTGGAGGTGCTTATTCCAAGTTCAATAGTCAAGATGAGTCTGATGGTGTATCTGAAACAGCGGGAAGATCTGATTTTGTTGAAGACCGTAATCTACTTTTTGCTCCACCAGAATTGCAGGGTATTTCATTGCGAAACAATTCTAATGTTCCTTACCATATTAGCTCTGGTTCTCACGCTGGGGATATGGGATTGGAATCCAAACATGTGGCCGATAAACATTCCACCCACCAATTCCTTTCTAATACTGTCATAGATTCTGGCCTTGGTTTTGAATACTTCAACCTTCAGGCAGattattttcaacttttaaACTATCATGATTGTGAGCTTCGTGCTTCTGAGTTTAGACGTTTGGCTTTAGATTTGCATTCTCAGAATGACATCACTGTTGAAACCCATGATGCTGCAATTGATGCTTTTCTGTTGGCAGCAGAATGCCATGTAAACCCATATTTTATGTTGTCAATTGGAGCCTCTTCAAAACTTACAGACCTTTTGAACATAAAGGAAGGTAAAAACGTGCAATCTCATGGAAATGTGGAGGCAAAAGGGGCTTTTGGAAAAAATAAACCTAACTTAGAAACAATAGCACAtatagagagaaagagagataaACTTGCTTTTCACATTCTGCTCGAGGCTGCAGAGTTGGATAGGAAGTATCATATAAGATTATCTGATGGAGAAGGTGGTCCTTATTGTGCTGAAGGTTTTGATGAACAGGTTATCAAGATATCTTCTCATGATGAGCAACATGCAGATGCTCTAACCTTAGTTCGACAAAACCAAGCTCTTCTCTGTAACTTTTTGATCCAACGGTTGCAGAGAGAACAAATTTCAATGCATGAAATTCTCCTGCAAAGCCTTGTGTATTTTTTGCACACCGGCACTAAACTATTTTGCCCTCCAGAAAGTGTGAttgatatcattttaaaatatgctGAAGACTTAAACAAGATGCTGACATCTTTTCATCATGAGCTGAAGGAAGGTGGTTTGCATTTGGCAAAAGAAAGAACACATGGGGTAGAGCGACGTTGGTTACTGTTACAAAAATTGGTTATTGCTTCAAGCAATGGAGGTGAAGAGGAAAATTTTGGAACAAGCCTCCAAAATAATCACCTCTGTGGAAATTTAATTCCCCCTTCAGCATGGATGCAGAGAGTttctcatttttcttcttctgtgTACCCTTTGGTTCGATTTCTGGGGTGGATGGCAGTATCTCGTAATGCCAAACAATACATCAAAGACCAAATTTTCCTTGCATCTGATCTGTCTCAGCTGACATATTTACTTTCCATTTTTGCTGATGATCTTGCTGTTGTTGATAATGTGATCAATAAAAAGTATGAAGAGGTTAAAATTGAAGATTCGCTGGTTGAACATAGTCCATCAGCTAAGAAAGAATTTGAACAAGGTAGCCAATATCATGAGGAACAATCTTTTTCTGCAGTCTACCCCGAACTCTGGAAGTTCTTTCCAAATATGAAAGGGCAATTTGAATCTTTTGGAGAAGCCATTTTAGAGGCTGTTGGTTTGCAGCTGAGATCTGTATCTTCCACTCTTGTTCCTGATGTTTTGTGTTGGTTTTCTGAGCTGTGTTCATGGCCATTTTCTTTCACTTCTTCAATTGGTAGTGATGTTTTGAAAGGTTATAATGCGAAGAATGCCAGAGCAATAATCCTTTATATACTTGAAGCCATTATAGTTGAGCACATGGACGCCATGGTTCCTGAGACACCTAAATTGGTGCATGTGCTTGTGTCACTTTCAAGTTCTTCATACTGTGATGTTCCATTTCTTGATTCTGTGTTGTGTTTGATGAAACCAATTATTTCTTATTCTTTGTCCAAGGTTTCTCACGATGAAAGGTTATTGGATGGTGATTCCTGCCTGAACTTTGAGGAATTATGCTTTAATGCtctttttagtaaaattaaacaGAAGAGTGAGATCGAACTTAGTCCTGAAGATAAAGAGTACAATGTAGCTCTggctatttttattttggcttCCATTTTTCCTGACTTATCTATTCGATATAAAAGGGACTTTTTGAAGTCTTTATTAAGTATGGTGAGCTTTGCTGCTTCAGAGCCAACGACTTCTCTCCATGATTATCTCAGTGCATTTCAACGTGTTATGGATAATTGTAAAGTACTATTAGTGAATGAATTAACTGCAGTTGGTGTTATTCCTCTTCAGTTGCCCCCTTTTCCTCATGTGAATGTTGGTAGGATTTCTGATGACCCAAACCCATGGTTTCTTAGTGATATCTGTCACCTTTCATTTGACAATGATGTCCATAATATAGAACATAACAATTCTGCTACTGACGTTGATCACTGTCATTTGCCTTCTGAAGATTTAGAAGGGGTTTCTAAAGACATAGAGGTTCTCATATCTGAGCTTAATCCAGCTATTGAGCGCTGTTGGAATCTTCATCCTCAGATAAGCAGAAAACTGACAATATCATCAGCTGAGTGTTTTGTCTTCTCAAAATGTTTGACATCGGTTTCTCAAAAATTTGAAGTTGATGATCAAGATTCTTCACCGGCCAAATCATCTGACCAGTTCTCCCTTCATTGGAAAATTAGTGTTCAAGGCCTCTCTGAATTGATCACTATTCTCCAAGAAAGTGGTTGCTGGGAAGTTTCTTGTTTGATGCTTGATTGTTTACATGGAATACCCTACAGCTTTTCGCTGGATAATGTGGTTGGCATTATATGTTCTTCCATAAAGAAAGTTGCTTGCAATGCACCTAAAATCTCTTGGCGTTTGCGGAGTGATAAATGGCTGTCTTCTTTGATTGCCAGAGGCATCTATCACAGCCGAGAAAGTGAGGTTCCTCTCACAGATCTATTTTGTACATTCCTGGGACATGCTGAACCCGAACAACGTATTATAGCAATTAAACATTTGGGAAGACTTCTTGGCCAGTGTGTGAATGGGGAAAGACCAGTGATAAATTCTAGAATTTGCGCTGACTTTGTTACAAATAAGTTAGTTTTATCTGTTCCTGATTTTGTTCTATCTCAGCTGGTTTCAAATACTTGGGATGAGGTTGTTGTGATGGCTTCATCTGATACATCATTACAAATAAGGGTTCATGCAATGGCTCTTCTTTCAAATTATATACCATTTGCTGAGCGCCATCACTTACAATCTTTTCTTGTGGCAGCCGATAGCATTTGTTGTTTGCGTAATGCACAACCATCGCATGATGGTTCTATCCTTCAACTTTCATTAGCACTTATTGCTTATGCCTGTCTTTACTCACCGCCCGAAGATATTTCTTTGATTCCTCAAAATGTATGGGCAAATGTTGAGACTTTAGCGTCAACAAAATACG ATGGCAAACTTGGAGACCTTGAAAAGAGGACTTGTCAAGTTCTATGTAGATTGAGAGACGGAGATGAGGCCAAAGAG GCCCTGAAAGAAGTACTTTCTTCAAATTCTTCAAAGCAGCATGACCCAGATTTTGCTAACACACGTGAATCTGTGCTCCAG GTCCTTGGCAACTTAACAGCGGTTCATTCATACTTTGATATGTTCTCAACAAAAATTAACCAAGATGATATG GAGCTAGAGGAGGCTGAATTGGAACTAGACATTATACAGAAGGAACATGCATTACCTGAACGAATGGAGGATTCCAAAGATCGGAATCAAATTCCAAGTCTACCCT CCAGCGGAAAGGATGTTTCAAGGCTTCAGCAGATCAAAGAGTGCATTCGTACCCT AGAAAAGTCCAAAATTAAAGAAGATATCCTAGTCCGTAGGCAAAAGAAACTACTTATGAGATATGACCGTAAAAAATATTTGGAAGAAGCAGCTTTACGGGAAGCAGAAATTCTGCAAGAACTTGATAG GGAGAGAGTGGCTGAAATGGAAAAAGAGATGGAAAGACAAAAACTATTAGAAATAGAGCGTGCTAAAACAAGGGAACTGCGTCACAATCTTGATATGGAGAAGGAGAGACAAACACAG AGGGAACTTCAGCGTGAAATAGAGCAAGCCGAATCGGGAATTCGACCATCTAGGCGTGACTTTTCTTCCAACACTCACAATAG ACCTAGGGACAGGTTTCGGGAAAGAGATAATGGAAGATCTGGTAATGAAGGGAGCACTAGAGCTGGCACTGGAAGCTTACAGCCTGAAATTCCTTCCACCAATTCAACAAATACATCGTCACCAACTATAGTTCTTTCTGTTTCGCGGACATTTTCAGGCCAGATGCCAACTATCTTACAGTCACGTGACCGACAGGATGACAGTGGCAGCATAAACGAAGAGAATGTTGATGGAAGCAAGGATTCAGGGGATGCCGGAAGCATCGGAGACCCAGAATTGGTATCAGCATTTGATGGCCAGTCTGGTGGATATGGATCCCAAAGACATAGTTCAAGAGGAAGCAAGTCGAGGCAACTTGGGGAACGTAGAGAAAGAGAAAACAGGCGTGAAGGAAAGTGGGAAAGGAAACATTGA